In the genome of Elephas maximus indicus isolate mEleMax1 chromosome 6, mEleMax1 primary haplotype, whole genome shotgun sequence, one region contains:
- the LOC126078413 gene encoding NADH dehydrogenase [ubiquinone] 1 alpha subcomplex subunit 12-like, whose product MEYLQVLKRVLEQVTGHGGLRGYLRVFFRTNDTKVGTLVGEDKYGNKYYEDNKQFFGRQRWVTYTTEMNDKNTFWDVDGSMVPPEWHRWLHSMTDDPPTTKPPTPRKFIWTNHKFNMSSTPGQYVPYSTTRKKIQEWVPPSTPYK is encoded by the coding sequence ATGGAGTACCTGCAGGTCCTGAAACGGGTGCTGGAGCAGGTCACCGGCCACGGCGGCCTCCGTGGCTATTTACGAGTTTTCTTCAGGACAAATGATACAAAGGTTGGTACATTAGTAGGCGAGGACAAATATGGAAACAAATACTATGAAGACAACAAGCAGTTTTTTGGTCGTCAACGATGGGTTACATATACTACTGAAATGAACGACAAAAACACATTTTGGGATGTAGATGGAAGCATGGTGCCCCCTGAATGGCATCGCTGGCTTCACAGTATGACTGATGATCCTCCAACAACAAAACCACCTACTCCTCGTAAATTCATTTGGACGAACCATAAATTCAACATGAGCAGCACTCCAGGACAGTATGTACCTTATTCCACCACTAGAAAGAAGATTCAGGAGTGGGTCCCACCTTCAACACCATACAAGTAG